From the Desulfarculaceae bacterium genome, one window contains:
- a CDS encoding DUF4292 domain-containing protein, translating into MPVTRTIGYALLALMLCLALTSCIHLPGGTTLSNLPTPEAARQGLESRRLAVKSFVMRGEIEVKAPQGEVHGDHVIIGQAPDRLRAEVLGPFGQPLLRVVVDGRKLSVLSFRENRAYVGTASRENLSRFLGLSLSPGEIFAVLIGAPPLLPVGSAATVSPVEGGEGAMLRLVEAGRQVSQGLVFDPGDFVVSRAWLEDASGRVNLQTSFGQMISALNSRYPKRLQADDGTGRSLLLINDTLELNQSPDPALFEASLPPGLEVVRLP; encoded by the coding sequence ATGCCCGTCACCCGAACCATAGGCTACGCCTTGCTGGCGCTCATGCTCTGCTTGGCGCTAACCTCCTGCATCCACCTGCCCGGCGGAACCACCCTTAGCAACCTCCCCACTCCCGAGGCGGCCAGGCAAGGCCTGGAAAGCCGCCGCCTGGCTGTCAAAAGCTTTGTCATGCGCGGCGAGATCGAGGTCAAGGCTCCCCAGGGCGAGGTGCACGGCGACCACGTGATCATCGGCCAGGCCCCGGACCGTTTGCGGGCCGAGGTGCTGGGGCCCTTTGGCCAGCCCCTTTTGCGGGTGGTGGTGGACGGCCGCAAGCTGAGCGTCTTGTCTTTCCGCGAGAACCGGGCCTATGTGGGCACGGCCTCCCGGGAAAACCTGTCCCGCTTCCTGGGCCTGAGCCTCTCGCCCGGCGAGATCTTCGCGGTGCTCATCGGCGCGCCGCCCCTGTTGCCCGTGGGCTCCGCCGCCACGGTGAGCCCGGTGGAGGGCGGGGAGGGCGCGATGCTGCGCCTGGTGGAGGCGGGGCGGCAGGTCAGCCAGGGGCTGGTGTTCGATCCCGGCGATTTCGTGGTTAGCCGCGCCTGGCTGGAGGACGCCTCGGGCCGGGTGAACTTGCAGACCAGCTTCGGCCAGATGATAAGCGCCTTGAACTCGCGCTACCCCAAGCGGCTCCAGGCCGATGACGGCACGGGACGCAGCCTGCTATTGATCAACGACACCTTGGAGCTAAACCAATCCCCGGACCCGGCCCTGTTCGAGGCCAGCCTGCCGCCGGGCCTGGAGGTGGTGCGCCTGCCATGA